From a region of the Oncorhynchus tshawytscha isolate Ot180627B linkage group LG14, Otsh_v2.0, whole genome shotgun sequence genome:
- the LOC112236583 gene encoding P2Y purinoceptor 12-like, with protein MDNTTELALTPVNNNFTNSNCSRDNVLKTVVFPVLYSLLFLLGLSLNGLAVWVFFSIPSRSHFIIYLKNIVVADVLMTLTFPFKVLSDSNMASVGLRVFVCRVSSVLFYLTVYISILFFGLISILFFGLISILFFGLISILFFGLISILFFGLISIDRCRKTLQPFKVTNMARLTHRKLLSVAIWASLLTLSLPNMILTSHSPTSAYFKCSVLKTEAGLLWHEVVNYVCQIIFWGNLVTVIVCYTLITKELYSSYARTRACRSTGAIHNAGTGVGNVERQRQPRRKSVSSNVFLVLAVFFVCFVPFHFSRVPYTLSQTRVHMFDCNLKLFFFQLKESTLWLSSLNSLLDPLIYFFLCKSFRTTLFKTLRLPPGTCSWLTGRGSDPNTAEDQTQTQETPLGDKSIM; from the exons ATGGACAACACAACAGAATTGGCCCTGACCCCTGTCAATAACAACTTCACCAACAGCAACTGTTCCCGTGACAACGTGCTGAAGACGGTGGTGTTTCCtgttctctactccctcctcttcctgttgGGCCTGTCGCTCAACGGCCTGGCAGTGTGGGTGTTCTtcagcatccccagccgctccCACTTCATCATCTACCTCAAGAACATTGTGGTGGCCGACGTCCTCATGACCCTCACCTTCCCCTTCAAG GTGCTGTCTGACTCCAACATGGCATCAGTGGGTCTGCGTGTCTTTGTCTGCCGTGTCTCCTCTGTGCTCTTCTATCTCACCGTGTACATCAGCATCCTCTTCTTCGGCCTCATCAGCATCCTCTTCTTCGGCCTCATCAGCATCCTCTTCTTCGGCCTCATCAGCATCCTCTTCTTCGGCCTCATCAGCATCCTCTTCTTCGGCCTCATCAGCATCGACCGCTGCAGGAAGACCCTCCAGCCCTTCAAGGTGACCAACATGGCCCGTCTGACCCACAGAAAGCTGCTCTCTGTGGCTATCTGGGCCTCCCTGCTGACCCTCTCCCTGCCCAACATGATCCTGACCAGCCACAGCCCCACCTCGGCCTACTTCAAGTGCAGCGTTCTTAAAACGGAGGCTGGGCTGCTCTGGCATGAGGTGGTCAACTATGTGTGCCAGATAATCTTCTGGGGGAACTTGGTGACAGTGATAGTGTGTTACACACTCATCACCAAAGAACTGTACAGTTCATACGCCCGCACCAGGGCATGCCGTTCTACTGGAGCCATACACAACGCTGGTACTGGCGTGGGTAATGTTGAAAGGCAGCGCCAGCCCCGGAGGAAGAGTGTAAGTTCAAACGTCTTCCTGGTGCTGGCTGTGTTCTTTGTGTGCTTCGTGCCGTTCCACTTCTCCCGCGTGCCGTACACCCTGAGCCAGACGAGGGTACACATGTTTGACTGCAACCTCAAGCTGTTCTTCTTCCAGCTGAAGGAGAGTACACTCTGGCTGTCCTCCCTCAACTCCCTCCTGGACCCTCTCATCTACTTCTTCCTCTGTAAGTCCTTCAGAACCACCCTGTTCAAGACCCTCCGTCTCCCACCTGGGACGTGCAGCTGGCTCACTGGGAGAGGGTCCGATCCCAACACAGCGGAGGATCAGACCCAAACACAGGAGACTCCCCTGGGAGACAAATCTATTATGTAA